Proteins encoded in a region of the Streptococcus sanguinis genome:
- a CDS encoding sugar-binding transcriptional regulator translates to MKNERKKLLAKIAYLYYIEERSQSDIAAETGIYRTTISRMLAEAKKEGIVKIEIEDFDTRLFHLENYVKEKYGLKGIEIVSNLVDESPADLEERLAQAAAGMLRSLIKDNDKVGFSWGKSLSLLVEHSSSKHLTNVHFFPLAGGPSHIHARYHVNTLIYSMAGKYHGDCRFINSTIIQEDEQLTNGILASKYFEDLKSSWQELDVAVVGIGGQVDTGNRQWLDMLTSEDFLALESQDAVGEICCRFFNKKGEMVYQHLQNRTIAISLENLKKVQLSLAFAYGSQKSAAILAVLRAGYVNHLVTDEATILKMLDLDGDRSSFTS, encoded by the coding sequence ATGAAAAATGAAAGAAAAAAACTATTGGCAAAAATTGCTTATCTCTACTATATCGAAGAAAGAAGCCAGTCTGACATTGCGGCTGAGACAGGGATTTATCGCACCACCATTAGCCGAATGCTGGCAGAAGCTAAAAAAGAGGGCATTGTAAAGATTGAGATTGAAGACTTTGATACCCGCTTGTTCCATTTGGAAAACTATGTAAAAGAAAAATATGGGCTCAAGGGAATCGAAATTGTCAGTAATTTAGTGGATGAATCTCCAGCAGACCTGGAAGAGAGGTTGGCTCAAGCTGCTGCAGGTATGCTACGCAGCCTTATTAAAGACAATGATAAAGTGGGATTTTCTTGGGGCAAGAGCTTGAGCCTTTTAGTAGAGCACTCCAGCAGCAAGCATTTGACAAATGTCCATTTCTTTCCTTTGGCAGGTGGTCCCAGTCATATCCATGCACGTTACCATGTGAATACGCTCATCTATAGTATGGCTGGAAAATACCATGGGGACTGCCGTTTTATAAATTCCACGATTATTCAGGAAGATGAGCAGCTGACAAATGGAATTTTAGCTTCTAAATATTTTGAAGATCTAAAAAGCAGCTGGCAGGAGCTGGATGTGGCTGTGGTTGGTATTGGAGGGCAGGTTGACACGGGAAATCGCCAATGGCTGGACATGCTGACCTCAGAGGATTTTCTTGCTCTAGAGAGTCAGGATGCTGTCGGAGAAATCTGCTGTCGCTTCTTTAATAAAAAAGGGGAGATGGTCTACCAGCATTTGCAAAATCGAACGATTGCTATCTCTTTGGAAAATTTGAAAAAGGTGCAGCTTAGTCTAGCCTTTGCCTATGGCAGTCAAAAATCTGCTGCTATCTTAGCGGTGTTGCGAGCTGGCTATGTCAATCATTTAGTTACGGATGAAGCGACTATTTTGAAAATGCTAGACTTGGATGGAGATAGGAGTTCCTTCACTTCTTGA
- a CDS encoding PTS sugar transporter subunit IIB yields MVKIGLFCAAGFSTGMLVNNMKIAAAEKGLEAEIEAYSQAKLADYAADLDVALLGPQVAYTLDKSTAICDSCHTPIAVIPMADYGMLDGKKVLNLAFSLLDKH; encoded by the coding sequence ATGGTTAAGATTGGTTTGTTCTGCGCGGCAGGTTTTTCAACAGGAATGTTGGTCAACAATATGAAGATAGCTGCAGCTGAAAAAGGGCTGGAAGCTGAGATTGAAGCCTACTCTCAGGCTAAGCTGGCTGATTATGCAGCGGATCTGGATGTCGCTTTATTGGGCCCGCAGGTAGCCTATACACTAGACAAATCTACAGCTATTTGCGACAGCTGCCATACTCCGATTGCAGTTATTCCGATGGCTGATTACGGTATGCTAGATGGTAAAAAAGTGCTAAACCTCGCTTTTAGTTTGTTGGATAAACATTAA
- a CDS encoding glycyl-radical enzyme activating protein: protein METTKGIIFNIQHFSIHDGPGIRTTVFLKGCPLRCPWCSNPESQQFRPEPMLDATTKKSITMGEERSVEEIINEVLKDRDFYEESGGGLTLSGGEIFAQFEFAKAILKAAKEKGIHTAIETTAFVEHEKFVDLIQYVDFIYTDLKHYNSVHHRKVTGVKNELIVQNIHYAFTHQKTIVLRIPVIPDFNDSLEDAEQFATLFNELSIDQVQLLPFHQFGENKYKLLGRKYAMEDVKALHPEDLFEYQDVFLKHDINCYF, encoded by the coding sequence ATGGAAACAACAAAAGGAATTATTTTCAACATCCAACATTTCAGTATTCATGATGGACCAGGGATTCGTACAACGGTTTTCCTCAAGGGCTGTCCTCTGCGCTGCCCTTGGTGCTCTAACCCAGAATCACAGCAATTCAGACCCGAGCCTATGCTGGATGCCACTACCAAAAAAAGCATCACTATGGGGGAGGAAAGAAGTGTCGAGGAGATTATCAACGAAGTCCTAAAGGACAGAGATTTTTATGAAGAATCTGGCGGTGGCCTGACCTTATCTGGCGGAGAGATTTTCGCCCAGTTTGAATTTGCCAAGGCCATTCTCAAAGCCGCTAAGGAAAAAGGGATTCATACTGCTATCGAAACAACTGCCTTTGTAGAACATGAAAAATTCGTGGATCTCATCCAGTACGTTGATTTCATCTATACCGATCTGAAACACTATAACTCTGTCCACCACCGCAAGGTGACTGGAGTAAAAAACGAATTAATTGTTCAGAATATCCACTACGCCTTCACTCATCAAAAGACGATTGTTCTGCGCATTCCTGTCATTCCAGATTTTAACGACTCTTTAGAAGATGCGGAGCAGTTTGCGACCCTGTTTAATGAACTATCCATCGATCAAGTCCAGCTGCTTCCTTTCCATCAATTTGGCGAAAATAAATACAAATTACTCGGCCGAAAGTATGCCATGGAAGATGTCAAGGCCTTGCACCCCGAAGACTTATTTGAATACCAAGATGTCTTTTTGAAGCATGACATTAATTGTTATTTTTAG
- a CDS encoding PTS lactose/cellobiose transporter subunit IIA — MEMIVADQIIMGLILDAGDAKQHIYQALSLAKDGKFSECDEQIKLADKALLEAHNLQTKFLAQEAGGTKTEITALFVHSQDHLMTSITEINLIKEIIDLRRELQGKK; from the coding sequence ATGGAAATGATTGTAGCAGATCAAATTATCATGGGCCTTATCTTAGACGCTGGTGATGCCAAGCAGCATATTTATCAGGCTTTATCACTAGCTAAAGATGGTAAGTTTTCAGAATGCGATGAGCAGATTAAGCTTGCAGATAAGGCGCTGTTAGAGGCTCATAACTTGCAGACCAAGTTCCTAGCTCAGGAAGCTGGAGGAACGAAAACAGAGATTACAGCGCTGTTTGTTCATTCTCAAGATCATTTGATGACTAGCATTACAGAGATTAACCTCATCAAAGAAATCATCGACTTGAGAAGAGAATTACAAGGGAAAAAATGA
- a CDS encoding PTS sugar transporter subunit IIC, with protein MSKVDTQKIIAPIMKFVNMRGIIALKDGMLAILPLTVVGSLFLIVGQLPFEGLNQAIAGVFGADWTEPFMQVYSGTFAIMGLISCFSIGYSYAKNSGVEPLPAGVLSLSSFFILLKSSYIPEKGEAIGDAIAKVWFGGQGIIGAILIGLAVGSIYTIFIQKHIVIKMPEQVPQAIAKQFEAMIPAFVIFLLSMLVYIIAKIATGGGTFIEMIYDVIQVPLQGLTGSLYGAIGIAFFISFLWWFGVHGQSVVNGVVTALLLSNLDANKALLAADKLSVSQGAHIVTQQFLDSFLILSGSGITFGVVVAMLFAAKSKQYKALGKVAAFPAIFNVNEPVVFGFPIVMNPVMFLPFVLVPVLAALIVYMAIAVGFMQPFAGVTLPWSTPAIISGFMVAGWQGAVIQIVILAMSAFVYFPFVKFQDKIAYNNELENEE; from the coding sequence ATGTCTAAAGTGGATACTCAAAAAATCATTGCGCCGATTATGAAATTTGTCAATATGCGCGGGATTATCGCCTTAAAAGACGGTATGTTGGCAATTTTGCCTCTTACAGTTGTGGGAAGTCTATTCTTGATTGTAGGGCAATTGCCGTTTGAAGGTCTAAATCAAGCCATTGCTGGTGTATTTGGAGCAGACTGGACTGAACCGTTTATGCAGGTTTATTCAGGAACCTTTGCCATTATGGGGCTGATTTCCTGTTTTTCAATTGGCTATTCTTATGCCAAGAACAGCGGTGTGGAGCCTCTGCCGGCAGGAGTGCTGTCTCTTTCTTCCTTCTTTATCCTTTTGAAATCCTCCTACATACCAGAAAAGGGTGAAGCGATTGGAGATGCGATTGCCAAGGTCTGGTTTGGCGGTCAAGGAATCATTGGGGCCATTCTCATTGGTTTGGCAGTTGGCAGTATCTATACGATTTTCATTCAAAAGCATATTGTCATCAAAATGCCAGAGCAGGTTCCTCAGGCGATTGCCAAGCAGTTTGAAGCCATGATTCCAGCTTTCGTTATTTTCTTGCTGTCAATGCTTGTTTATATTATTGCCAAGATAGCGACTGGTGGCGGTACCTTTATTGAGATGATTTACGATGTCATTCAGGTGCCTCTGCAAGGTCTGACAGGCTCTCTGTATGGAGCTATCGGTATTGCTTTCTTTATTTCTTTCTTATGGTGGTTCGGCGTTCACGGCCAGTCCGTTGTCAATGGTGTCGTAACAGCCTTGCTGCTGTCAAATCTGGATGCTAATAAGGCCCTGCTTGCTGCAGATAAGCTGTCTGTCAGTCAAGGTGCTCATATTGTGACCCAGCAATTTTTGGATAGCTTTCTTATCTTATCGGGCTCAGGTATTACTTTCGGAGTGGTCGTAGCCATGCTCTTTGCTGCCAAGTCTAAGCAGTATAAGGCTCTGGGGAAAGTTGCTGCTTTCCCGGCAATCTTTAATGTCAATGAGCCAGTTGTCTTTGGTTTTCCGATTGTGATGAATCCAGTTATGTTCCTGCCATTTGTTTTGGTACCGGTTCTGGCTGCTTTGATTGTCTACATGGCAATTGCGGTTGGCTTTATGCAACCATTCGCAGGTGTGACTTTGCCTTGGAGTACACCGGCTATCATTTCTGGCTTTATGGTCGCTGGCTGGCAAGGGGCAGTCATTCAAATTGTCATCCTAGCCATGTCCGCCTTTGTCTATTTCCCATTCGTGAAGTTTCAGGATAAGATTGCCTACAATAACGAATTGGAAAATGAAGAATAA
- a CDS encoding glycyl radical protein — MIQVKEVERTTIKTDYFGSLTERMNKYREDVLNKKPYIDAERAVLATKAYDEHKEKPNVLKRAYMLKEILENMTLYIEDETMIVGNQASSNKDAPIFPEYTLEFVLNELDLFEKRDGDVFYITEETKEQLRSIAPFWENNNLRARAGALLPEEVQVYMETGFFGMEGKMNSGDAHLAVNYQKLLAYGLKGFEEKARAAKEALDLTDPASLDKYHFYDSIFIVVDAVKAYAERFVALANQLAEKAEPKRRQELLEIARICSKVPYEPASTFAEAVQSVWFIQCILQIESNGHSLSYGRFDQYMYPYVKADLEAGRETEASIVERLTNLWIKTITINKVRSQAHTFSSAGSPLYQNVTIGGQTRDKRDAVNPLSYLVLKSVAQTHLPQPNLTVRYHAGLDARFMNECIEVMKLGFGMPAFNNDEIIIPSFIAKGVLEEDAYDYSAIGCVETAVPGKWGYRCTGMSYMNFPKVLLITMNDGIDPASGKRFAPSFGHFKDMKSFAELQTAWDKTLRHLTRMSVIVENSIDLSLEREVPDILCSALTDDCIGRGKHLKEGGAVYDYISGLQVGIANLSDSLAAVKKLVFEEGRLTPAELWHALETDYAGERGKEIQEMLIHDAPKYGNDDDYADKLVTDAYDIYVDEIAKYPNTRYGRGPIGGIRYSGTSSISANVGQGRGTLATPDGRNAGTPLAEGCSPSHNMDKNGPTSVLKSVSKLPTDEIVGGVLLNQKVNPQTLSKEEDKVKLIALLRTFFNRLHGYHIQYNVVSRETLIDAQKHPEKHRDLIVRVAGYSAFFNVLSKATQDDIIGRTEHTL; from the coding sequence ATGATCCAAGTAAAAGAAGTAGAAAGAACAACAATAAAAACAGACTATTTTGGCAGCTTAACAGAGCGGATGAATAAATATCGGGAAGATGTTTTAAATAAAAAGCCCTATATTGACGCAGAGCGTGCTGTCCTAGCTACCAAGGCCTATGATGAGCATAAGGAAAAACCAAATGTGTTGAAACGTGCTTACATGCTCAAAGAGATTTTGGAAAATATGACGCTTTATATCGAAGATGAAACGATGATTGTCGGTAATCAGGCTTCATCTAATAAAGATGCGCCTATTTTCCCAGAGTATACTTTAGAGTTTGTACTCAATGAACTAGATCTTTTTGAGAAGCGGGACGGAGACGTCTTCTACATCACAGAGGAAACCAAAGAGCAGCTCCGCAGCATCGCTCCTTTCTGGGAAAACAATAACCTACGTGCTCGAGCAGGGGCTCTCCTTCCAGAAGAAGTTCAGGTTTATATGGAAACTGGCTTCTTTGGCATGGAAGGAAAGATGAACTCTGGGGACGCCCACTTGGCGGTTAACTATCAAAAACTCTTGGCTTATGGACTGAAAGGTTTTGAAGAAAAAGCTCGCGCAGCTAAGGAAGCCTTGGATTTGACCGATCCGGCTAGTCTTGACAAATACCACTTCTATGATTCCATTTTCATCGTAGTAGATGCTGTGAAAGCTTATGCAGAGCGTTTTGTGGCCTTGGCCAATCAGTTGGCAGAAAAAGCAGAGCCTAAGCGCCGTCAAGAGCTCTTAGAAATCGCTAGAATTTGTTCTAAAGTGCCGTACGAGCCAGCATCAACCTTTGCTGAAGCTGTTCAGTCTGTTTGGTTTATCCAGTGTATTCTTCAGATCGAGTCCAACGGACATTCACTCTCTTATGGACGCTTTGATCAGTACATGTATCCTTATGTCAAGGCAGATTTGGAAGCTGGTCGTGAGACAGAGGCTAGCATTGTAGAACGCTTAACCAATCTCTGGATTAAGACGATTACCATTAATAAAGTCCGCAGCCAGGCCCATACATTCTCATCAGCGGGTAGCCCGCTTTATCAAAATGTGACAATCGGTGGCCAAACGAGAGATAAGAGAGATGCAGTCAACCCACTTTCCTACCTTGTCTTGAAATCTGTAGCTCAAACTCATCTTCCTCAGCCGAATCTGACCGTTCGCTATCATGCAGGCCTAGATGCTCGCTTTATGAATGAGTGTATCGAAGTCATGAAGCTTGGTTTCGGTATGCCAGCCTTCAATAATGATGAAATCATCATTCCGTCCTTTATCGCAAAAGGCGTTTTAGAAGAAGATGCTTACGACTACAGTGCTATCGGCTGTGTGGAAACTGCTGTGCCTGGTAAATGGGGCTACCGTTGTACAGGTATGAGCTACATGAACTTCCCTAAGGTGCTCCTCATCACTATGAACGATGGAATTGATCCAGCATCTGGCAAGCGCTTTGCGCCAAGCTTCGGTCACTTTAAAGACATGAAGAGCTTTGCTGAGCTGCAAACGGCTTGGGACAAGACCTTGCGTCATTTGACCCGCATGAGTGTCATCGTGGAAAATTCTATCGACCTGTCTCTCGAAAGAGAAGTACCGGATATCCTCTGCTCAGCTTTGACAGATGATTGTATCGGACGCGGTAAGCATTTGAAAGAGGGCGGAGCTGTCTATGACTATATTTCTGGTCTTCAAGTCGGTATTGCCAATCTATCAGACTCATTGGCGGCCGTCAAGAAGCTAGTCTTTGAAGAAGGCAGGTTGACTCCGGCTGAACTCTGGCATGCACTTGAAACGGACTATGCAGGTGAGCGTGGTAAAGAAATTCAAGAGATGCTGATTCATGATGCACCAAAATATGGTAATGATGATGATTACGCAGATAAGCTAGTGACAGATGCTTACGATATTTATGTGGATGAAATCGCTAAATATCCAAATACCCGCTATGGCCGCGGTCCAATTGGCGGTATCCGCTACTCTGGAACATCTTCTATTTCAGCAAATGTAGGTCAAGGTCGCGGTACCTTGGCGACACCAGATGGCCGCAATGCTGGAACACCGCTCGCTGAAGGCTGCTCTCCATCCCACAATATGGACAAGAACGGCCCGACCTCTGTATTAAAATCTGTTTCCAAATTGCCGACAGATGAAATCGTAGGAGGCGTTCTGCTCAATCAAAAAGTGAATCCTCAAACCCTGTCTAAGGAAGAAGATAAAGTGAAACTAATTGCCTTGCTTCGTACATTCTTTAACCGTCTGCATGGCTATCATATCCAATACAATGTCGTTTCTCGGGAAACCTTGATTGATGCTCAGAAGCATCCTGAAAAACACCGCGATTTGATTGTTCGCGTTGCAGGCTACTCTGCTTTCTTCAATGTGCTTTCCAAGGCGACGCAAGATGATATTATCGGACGTACGGAGCACACGTTGTAA
- a CDS encoding DeoR/GlpR family DNA-binding transcription regulator, which produces MERLDEIVKLVSEFERIDVNTLSDRLKVSKVTIRKDLDKLETKGLLRREHGYAVLNSGDDLNVRLSFHYDTKRRIAQEAAKIVQDNETIMIESGSTCALLAEEICRTKKNVKIITNSYFIADYIKQTDSCKIILLGGEFQKDSQVTVGPLLKEMIRFFHVEHAFVGTDGYDENLGFTGKDLMRSEVVQYMSEASDQMIVLTDSSKFTRKGIVKRFGFKQIAQVVTDKAIPKEAVERLKAADIKLTLI; this is translated from the coding sequence ATGGAACGTTTAGATGAAATTGTTAAATTAGTATCTGAATTTGAACGAATCGATGTCAATACTTTGTCTGACCGCTTAAAAGTGTCCAAAGTAACGATTCGCAAAGACTTGGATAAGCTGGAAACCAAAGGTCTGTTGCGCAGAGAGCATGGCTATGCTGTTTTAAATAGCGGCGATGATCTGAATGTCAGGCTTTCCTTTCATTATGATACCAAGCGCCGGATTGCTCAGGAAGCAGCAAAAATCGTTCAGGATAATGAAACCATTATGATCGAATCAGGCTCGACCTGTGCCTTACTAGCTGAGGAAATCTGCCGAACGAAGAAGAATGTCAAGATTATTACCAATTCTTATTTTATTGCGGATTATATAAAACAAACTGATTCTTGTAAAATTATCTTACTGGGCGGAGAATTTCAGAAAGATTCTCAAGTGACAGTAGGGCCTCTTCTCAAGGAAATGATCCGCTTTTTTCACGTAGAACATGCTTTTGTCGGAACAGATGGCTATGATGAAAATCTAGGCTTTACAGGCAAGGATCTGATGCGGAGTGAGGTTGTGCAGTATATGTCAGAGGCATCTGACCAGATGATTGTCTTGACGGACTCAAGCAAGTTTACCAGAAAAGGAATAGTTAAGAGATTCGGCTTCAAGCAGATTGCCCAAGTGGTGACTGACAAGGCGATTCCTAAAGAGGCTGTTGAGCGCTTGAAAGCTGCCGATATCAAGCTGACTCTGATCTAG
- a CDS encoding LPXTG cell wall anchor domain-containing protein has protein sequence MNNKFSWQSLAKSASAAKYGSGLLLCASLLSLAALTCVSRVEAEDVAPAPAAVAETPASPAAQASPEAENPAVAEPQAAPASQAESATAATELPASQVMSDEQKQRAIAQMGANQGDVWVWSEENVVEENGERQKRGPNGGPGQFNGGAVVLGGRPTYDPAADWYYLAYKGEGMTDEEAQAVFDKERGKWMNEFDPWGVVMEMTDNKAGNAWADIRNMQAFVLRKDSNVWEKIVDHPQGVQWVSQFKGNMSSNVGDARQEALAGGGTAIEVLPKQDRVAHWGSDQARDIPNPQTIRAVLVSVEARISEKSDPDAKLGIQVGGDWKFAEEVSKPLWYPGAGLAGIQRLTKDWARYYFVSLTGIQDAVEERAISQDEFMKSIVPLADMEQAPQNQAQQPTPARPDPKGSQVENLTYKASGQTDPQAASQQPTLEQASSKQLPKTGSQSSLLANLLGLGLLGLVAGFLGLKKKY, from the coding sequence ATGAATAATAAGTTTTCTTGGCAAAGCCTAGCAAAATCTGCTTCTGCTGCCAAGTATGGAAGCGGCTTGCTGCTATGTGCTTCCCTCTTGTCCTTAGCAGCTTTGACGTGCGTCTCAAGAGTTGAAGCGGAAGATGTTGCGCCTGCTCCTGCCGCAGTAGCTGAAACGCCGGCTTCTCCAGCAGCCCAAGCAAGTCCTGAGGCTGAAAATCCAGCTGTGGCTGAACCCCAAGCAGCTCCTGCAAGTCAGGCCGAATCAGCTACAGCTGCTACCGAGTTGCCAGCCAGTCAGGTCATGTCCGATGAGCAGAAGCAGCGCGCCATTGCTCAGATGGGAGCCAATCAAGGGGATGTCTGGGTTTGGTCGGAGGAAAATGTCGTTGAAGAAAATGGGGAGCGGCAAAAGCGTGGCCCTAATGGCGGCCCCGGCCAATTTAATGGCGGAGCCGTCGTGTTAGGCGGTCGTCCGACTTATGACCCCGCAGCTGATTGGTACTACCTAGCTTATAAAGGCGAAGGGATGACCGACGAAGAAGCGCAGGCTGTCTTTGACAAGGAACGCGGCAAATGGATGAATGAATTTGATCCTTGGGGCGTTGTGATGGAAATGACGGACAATAAGGCTGGCAATGCTTGGGCGGATATTCGGAACATGCAGGCTTTCGTCCTTCGGAAGGACTCCAATGTCTGGGAGAAAATTGTAGATCACCCTCAAGGGGTTCAATGGGTTTCTCAATTCAAGGGGAATATGTCGAGCAACGTAGGAGATGCACGGCAGGAAGCCTTGGCTGGCGGAGGAACAGCTATTGAGGTCTTACCTAAGCAGGATCGGGTTGCCCACTGGGGTTCTGATCAGGCCCGTGATATTCCAAATCCTCAAACCATTCGAGCTGTTTTAGTTTCCGTAGAAGCTCGTATTTCTGAAAAATCTGACCCAGATGCCAAGCTTGGTATTCAAGTTGGCGGTGACTGGAAATTTGCTGAAGAAGTGAGCAAGCCGCTCTGGTATCCAGGAGCTGGTCTGGCTGGTATTCAGCGACTGACCAAGGATTGGGCTCGTTACTATTTTGTCAGCCTCACTGGTATTCAAGATGCAGTCGAAGAAAGGGCCATTTCACAAGATGAGTTTATGAAGAGTATCGTGCCGCTGGCCGATATGGAGCAGGCTCCCCAAAATCAAGCCCAGCAGCCAACTCCTGCAAGACCTGATCCAAAGGGGAGCCAGGTGGAAAATCTGACCTACAAAGCAAGCGGCCAGACGGACCCTCAAGCAGCGTCTCAACAGCCAACTCTTGAGCAAGCTTCTTCCAAACAACTGCCTAAGACCGGCAGTCAAAGCAGCCTATTGGCCAATCTGCTTGGGCTCGGGCTCTTAGGACTGGTAGCTGGTTTCCTTGGCTTGAAGAAAAAATATTAG
- a CDS encoding glycosyltransferase family 2 protein, translating to MSQELISVIIPVYNVEQYLAECVNSVCRQTYQNLEIILVNDGSTDASGQICQELADQDARIRLIHQDNQGLSGARNTGIEHSSADYLIFVDSDDWLPEQHVARLYEKLKEYDADIAIGHHCSFRAEDSAFLYYSTEHFETLYTREEMIEEYPRRRMVDGVFLCAWAKLYKRKLFDTVRYPVGRVAEDAFTTYKLYLQSDKIIYLNEPLYYYRLRPNSISMTWNEQWFRDLIVGFEEQLAILGKLGYDLSFYYKYYTFLLQYCRDSAAAVGMQSSRVYQEIESKLRLFGE from the coding sequence ATGTCTCAGGAATTAATCAGTGTTATCATCCCTGTTTACAATGTTGAGCAGTATTTAGCAGAATGTGTGAACAGCGTCTGTCGTCAGACCTATCAAAATCTGGAGATTATTCTAGTCAATGATGGTTCAACAGATGCTTCGGGCCAGATTTGCCAAGAGCTGGCTGACCAGGATGCGAGGATTCGTCTCATTCATCAGGACAATCAAGGCTTGTCCGGTGCCCGCAATACAGGGATTGAGCACTCCAGTGCAGACTATTTGATTTTTGTTGATTCAGATGACTGGCTGCCTGAGCAGCATGTTGCCCGTCTTTATGAAAAGCTGAAAGAGTACGATGCGGATATTGCCATTGGTCACCACTGTAGTTTTCGTGCAGAGGATTCAGCCTTCCTCTACTATTCGACAGAGCATTTTGAAACCCTCTATACGCGAGAAGAGATGATTGAGGAGTACCCTAGACGGCGCATGGTAGACGGTGTCTTTCTTTGTGCCTGGGCCAAGCTCTATAAGCGTAAGCTCTTTGATACAGTGCGCTATCCAGTCGGCCGAGTGGCAGAAGATGCTTTTACGACTTATAAGCTTTATCTTCAGTCAGACAAGATTATCTATCTCAATGAACCGCTCTATTACTATCGCTTACGTCCAAATAGCATCTCCATGACTTGGAATGAGCAGTGGTTTCGAGACTTGATTGTAGGTTTTGAGGAGCAGCTAGCCATTCTAGGTAAGCTGGGCTATGACCTCAGCTTCTACTACAAGTACTACACTTTCCTGCTCCAGTATTGTCGCGACAGCGCTGCAGCCGTCGGTATGCAGTCCAGTCGGGTGTATCAGGAAATTGAAAGCAAACTCAGACTGTTTGGAGAATAA
- a CDS encoding nuclease-related domain-containing protein yields MIGFFFVAFVAVFGIVFFISYKLLEDREDTDSDWSSSQSQEPDYFQQTQTAPWELKYNKGKQGEYQLGQVLNQLYGYKKILYNLYIFKEDGSTTEIDALLIHPSGIYIFESKNYKGWIFGSENQQYWTQVLSGGRGKSYKHSFFNPIIQNKVHLKWLSYYLNKYTPNLYSYIVFGNDCQLKEIHLNSDRHKVIQTWQVIGTIDRQACQSQVYLSPEQIDDLYRMLLPLTKRKQAIKERHINSIAQQKQRIQAEKICPRCQHGLVLRTAAKGFKTGQKFWGCSNFPRCRFTQKYQESVCSPPATQAPNFGQPVVQNLNQTQSNS; encoded by the coding sequence ATGATTGGATTCTTTTTCGTCGCATTTGTGGCTGTCTTTGGCATCGTCTTTTTTATCAGTTATAAGCTACTTGAAGACCGAGAAGATACAGACTCGGATTGGTCGTCCAGCCAAAGCCAAGAGCCTGACTATTTCCAGCAAACTCAGACTGCCCCTTGGGAACTCAAATACAACAAGGGAAAACAGGGAGAGTACCAGCTTGGTCAGGTCTTGAACCAGCTCTATGGCTATAAAAAGATTTTGTACAATCTCTATATTTTCAAAGAAGATGGCTCTACTACTGAGATTGATGCCCTGCTGATTCATCCATCTGGAATTTACATTTTTGAGTCCAAAAACTACAAGGGCTGGATCTTTGGCTCAGAAAACCAGCAATACTGGACTCAGGTTCTTTCCGGTGGACGCGGAAAATCTTACAAGCATTCTTTTTTCAATCCCATTATTCAAAATAAAGTTCATCTCAAATGGCTGAGCTACTATCTCAACAAATACACGCCCAACCTGTACTCCTATATCGTCTTTGGCAATGACTGTCAGCTTAAAGAAATCCATCTAAACAGTGACAGGCATAAGGTTATTCAGACCTGGCAAGTGATCGGGACAATTGACCGGCAGGCCTGCCAAAGTCAAGTCTACCTGTCGCCTGAGCAGATTGACGATCTCTATCGTATGCTCCTGCCCTTGACCAAGCGAAAGCAGGCCATCAAAGAGCGTCATATTAACAGCATTGCTCAGCAGAAACAGAGAATACAAGCAGAAAAAATCTGCCCTCGCTGCCAGCATGGATTGGTGCTCCGTACAGCAGCCAAAGGTTTTAAGACCGGTCAGAAATTTTGGGGCTGCTCCAATTTCCCAAGATGCCGCTTTACTCAAAAATACCAGGAGTCAGTCTGCAGTCCTCCCGCTACGCAAGCACCTAATTTTGGACAACCTGTCGTGCAAAACCTAAATCAAACACAAAGCAACAGCTAG